CCAGCGCCAGGAAGATGATGGTGTAGATGTCCACGTCGTATTCGCTTTCTGGTCTTCTGTAGAAGGGTCTAGGATCGTCGCCGGGAAAATCAATCCGGCCAGTAGACCGTTCCATACGGGAACGGCAAGTCTACATCACCATTTTTGGCCCACGTCAGGTCCATGGGATGTAGGCACGGAATCTTGCCCGGCCAATGGCGCCTTTTGGCACAGCGGCGAGTGTAGCGCGTTTTATGCTTAAGGGGAAACCAGATCGTGCCCGGAAATCGCGCATCTTCAATCATTTAAGGCGCAATTTCGTCAAAAGGCCGGGCCGAGCGTCACAGATGTGGGCGCGGCCCGGATACCGCCATCCGGCGCCGTTCGTCCTTGTGGAACGAGGCGGCCCTATGTTAGCCAACCGCCGCGAAATTCAGCCCCAATCGGGTAAGGAGAGACTTTCATGACCAACGGTAACGGCACCCCTCCCGAGGCGGCCCAGGCTCCCCAGCTCAACGTGCTGGCGCAGTATACCAAGGACCTGTCGTTCGAAAATCCGAACGCGCCCACCTCGCTCCAGCAGCAGAGCCAGCCGCCGCAGATCAACATTCAGATCAATGTCAGCGCCAACAATCTCAGCGAAACCGAATTCGAGGTGACGCTGTCGGTCGACGGCAAGGCCGAGTCCGCGGGCAAGATCATGTTCTCGTTCGAGCTCGCCTATGCCGGCGTGTTCCGCGTCGCCAACGTGCCGAAGGAGAATCTGCATCCGCTGGTCATGATCGAGTGCCCGCGCCTGCTGTTCCCGTTCGCCCGCGAGATCATCGCGACAGCCGTGCGCGACGGCGGGTTCCCGCCCCTGATGCTGGATCCGGTCGATTTCGTCGGCCTCTATCGCCAGAACATGGAGCGGCAGATGGCTGCCCAGGGCGGTCAGACGGGCCAAGCCTGATCAGCAGGCCTAATCAGCGAGCCTAGCCGGCCGCAGCAGCGGCCGGAGCGGCGAGATACTCGTTCCAGATGGCCTTCTCGCCGAGCGTCGCGATGAAGGCCTTATGGGCCTCGCGCTCGGCTTCTGAAACCCGCGGCGCAAGCGGCACCAGCCGCTGCCGCCGCGGCGCATCGCCGGTGGCGCTGACGCGAATCTCCTCGGCGTCCGACGCCAGCAGCAGCTGCGACTGCCGCGCCCCGACCAGATCGACATAGACTTCGGCCAGAAGCTCGGCGTCGAGCAGCGCGCCGTGCTTGGTGCGGTGTGAGTTGTCGATCGAATAGCGCGAGCAGAGATCGTCAAGCCGGTTCGACACGCCGGGATGCTTGCGTCGCGCCAGCAGCAGGGTATCGACCAGCTGCTCGCGCGGGATCGCAGCGCGCTTGATGCGGTCGAGCTCGGCATTGATGAAGCTGATGTCGAACGAGGCGTTGTGGATCACCAGCGGCGCATCGCCGATGAACTCCAGAAACGCGTCGACCACCTCGTGGAACAGCGGCTTGGTCGACAGGAATTCGGCCGACAGCCCGTGCACCGCAAAGGCTTCCGCCGGCATATCCCGCTCAGGATTGATATAGACGTGATACGTCTGTCCCGTCGGCATGCGGTTGAAAATCTCGACGCAGCCGATTTCGACCAGGCGGTCGCCGCGAAGCGGATCAAGGCCGGTGGTTTCGGTGTCGAGAACGATTTCGCGCATGATCTTGAGGAAGCCGGGTGGGACGGCGAATCAGGCCCGCCGCTGCGGCATTTTAACGACCTCGGCCAGGATGTGCGCGATTTGCGCGCGCACGGGTTCAAGTCCGTGTGACGTATCCACCACGAAATCGGCCCGCTTGCGCTTCTCCGCGTCCGGCGTCTGCTTGGCTATGATGGCGTCGAGCTTGGCCTCGTCCATCGTGCCGCGCGCCAGCACCCGCTCGCGCTGAAGTTCCGGCGAGGTCGAGACCACGACCACGGCGTCGACGCGCTTCTCGCCGCCGGTCTCGAACAACAGCGGGATATCCAAAACCACGACCGGCGCCTT
This is a stretch of genomic DNA from Bradyrhizobium sp. CB2312. It encodes these proteins:
- the secB gene encoding protein-export chaperone SecB → MTNGNGTPPEAAQAPQLNVLAQYTKDLSFENPNAPTSLQQQSQPPQINIQINVSANNLSETEFEVTLSVDGKAESAGKIMFSFELAYAGVFRVANVPKENLHPLVMIECPRLLFPFAREIIATAVRDGGFPPLMLDPVDFVGLYRQNMERQMAAQGGQTGQA
- the dnaQ gene encoding DNA polymerase III subunit epsilon, encoding MREIVLDTETTGLDPLRGDRLVEIGCVEIFNRMPTGQTYHVYINPERDMPAEAFAVHGLSAEFLSTKPLFHEVVDAFLEFIGDAPLVIHNASFDISFINAELDRIKRAAIPREQLVDTLLLARRKHPGVSNRLDDLCSRYSIDNSHRTKHGALLDAELLAEVYVDLVGARQSQLLLASDAEEIRVSATGDAPRRQRLVPLAPRVSEAEREAHKAFIATLGEKAIWNEYLAAPAAAAAG